In the Haloarcula salinisoli genome, GAGCTGGCCGGCTGTCTGGACGCACTCGCCGAGCAGGTGCCCGACGCCGAGGTCATCGTCGTCAACGGGCCCTCTGCCGATGGCACGACCGGGATGGTCCGTGACCGGTCGGACGTCGACGTACTGGTCGAAATCGCGGACCGGTCTGTCACCGTCGCCCGCAACGCCGGCCTCGACCGGGCGACGGGTGACGTCGTGGCGCTGGTGAGTCACACCCTCTCCGTCGAGGATGGGTGGGGCGAGGCCGTTCGGGCGGGCATCGAGGCCCACGCGGCGGTGACGGGGCCCACCCACGAGCAACTCACAGCGGGTATGACGACCGAGTCCAAGGAGTCACGGACCATCGCCGGACGAGCGGTCACCTACTTCAACGCCGGGAACGTCGCCTTCCGCCGCGAGGCCCTCGACGCGCTCGATGGCTTCGACGAGTATCTCCAGATAGGGAGTTCCCGCGACGTGGCCCACCGCCTGGCCGAGCGAGAGTACACGGTGGGCTGGGACAGCGGGATGTGCGTGCGCCGGGAGTTCGAGGCCGACGGTGGCATCCGCGAACGGAACTGGCACTGGAAGTACCGGTCGCTTTCCTACCGGCTGGTGAAAAACTACGGCGTCCGGCCGACGGTGGCGCGACGGATACTGAGCCACGCCGGCAGCGACGCCGTCCAGGCACTGAAAGGCGTCGCAAAGGGGAACACGGCCCCGTCGCAGTGGTTCTCGACCGGCCGGGATGTCGTCGGGGGCGCAGGGACCGGCAGCAAGGACGGTCTTCTCGCGCGGTTCCGGGATGGTGTGAATCCAAACGGCCGCTCCGTGCGTGCCGACCGGGCCGTCGCAGTGTACGACTGGCGCTAGAACTGCCGGGGTGCGAGCGGGTCGACGACCCGGCCGGCGTTGTTCGAGAACACCTTCTTCATCGCGTCTTCGGGGACGTCCAGCGTGAGAATCTCCATCACTGCGACGTTCGGGTGGGTGTGTGGCGAGCCGCTGCCAAACAGCACCCGGTCGGGGTGTTCGCGAATCGCCCGCTCCAGCGGGTCCCGGTAGCGGACGACGCTCGTGTCCAGATAGAGCTGGTCGTGGTCGGAAAGCAGGGCGATGGCCTCGTCCATCAGCCCCACGCGCAGCGGGTGGGCACCGAAGTGGGCGAGGATGACGGGGATGTCGTAGCCCAGCAGCTCGTCGGCGATAGCCGACGGGGGAACGTCCTCGCCGCCGTGGACGAGCACCGGCAGGGCGACGTCGGCCAGCTGTTCGAGGACGGCCTCGGTCGGCAGCCCGTCCTTCCCCGGGTGGAGCTTGAAGCCGTAGAAGCGGTCGTCGTAGGCGTACTGCTCGATGTCTTCGGGTGTCGTGTGGTCCCCGCCGCCCCGTCCGGCGAGGTTCCGGAGCCGCGAGCCGGCGCCGCCGCCCGGTTCGCGGGCACCGTCGATACGGGCGAAGGCCACCAGTGGGCGGCCGACCGACATTCGCGCGACGGCGTTGTTGGCCGTCAGATAATCACCCTCGCGGGCGCCCGGATAGACGACGGCACGGACGACCCCGGCCTGGTGCATCTCCCGTTCGAGCTGTTCGGGGTCGCCCAGCCCGGGTCGTGGCCGGCGCTGTTCGTCCGGTTCCACGCGTGCGTGAACGTCCACTACTCGAAAGCCGTGCTCCAGCTCCAGCATCTACATGACATGGGATGAACCCGCTAATAAATCATCGGGCCCTCATGGCGTGGACACCGGCCGCTGGGGGTCGCATCGTACTCTCTTCCGTGGGTCGGCGAGCTCTCCCAACCGAAGTTTTTATATAGAACCGCTTGCGATGAACAAAGTGAGGCTACATCACTATGTCATCTGGCCAGCGACGCATGGGCGGCCAGCCCCTCTTCATTCTCGACGAGGACGCCCAGCGTACACACGGGAAGGACGCACAGTCGTCGAACATCTCTGCCGGCAAGGCCGTTAGCGAGGCCGTACGCACCACCCTCGGTCCCCGAGGCATGGACAAGATGCTCGTCTCCGACAGCGGCGACGTCGTCATCACGAACGACGGCGCGACCATCCTCTCGGAGATGGACATCGAACACCCGGCCGCACAGATGATCGTCGAAGTCGCCCAGACCCAGGAGGACGAGGTCGGCGACGGGACGACCACGGCGTCGGTTCTGGCCGGTGAACTGCTCGCGAAGGCCGAGGACCTGCTCGACGACGACGTCCACCCGACGACCATCGTCGAGGGCTACCACGAGGCCGCGGGTCTGGCCCAGGAGGCTATCGAGGCCGAAGTACTCGACGTCGAACTCGACGACGACACGCTCGTCGAGGTCGCCGAGTCCTCCATGACCGGCAAGGGCACCGGCGACGTCGACGCCGAGCGACTCGCCGAGGTCATCGTCGACGCGGTGCGCCACGCCAAGACCGACAACGGGGTCCTGCGTGACAACATCGAGGTCCACACCCAGACCGGCGCGGCCACCTCCGCGACGGAGCTCGTCGAGGGCGTCATCATCGACGACACGCCCGTCCACGACAACATGCCCCACTCGGTCGAGGACGCAGACATCGCCGTCCTCGACGCCGAACTCGACGTCAAGGAGAGCAACGTCGACGCCCAGTACAACGTCACCAACGTCGACCAGCTCAACGCCGCCTTAGACGCCGAGGAGCAGGAGCTGTCGGGGTACGCGGAAGCGGTCGTCGACTCGGGCGCTGACGTCGTCTTCGTCACCGACGACGTCGCGGACCGCGTCGCCTCCCAGCTGGCGAAAGCCGGCGTGCTGGCCGTCGAGAGTGTCAGCTCCGGCACCGCGAAGGACATCGTCGAGACCACCGGCGCCAAGCGCGTCGGCTCCGTCGAGGACCTCGATTCCGACGCGCTTGGCTTTGCCGAGTCTGTCGGCGTCGAGAAGCACGGCGACGAGGAGGTCACCTTCATCCAGGGCGGCGCCGCCGCGGAGAAGGTCACCGTCTTCGCGCGTGGCTCGACCGAGCACGTCGTCGACGAGATTGAGCGCGCGCTCAACGACGCACTCGACGTGACCATCGCCGCCCTCGACGCCGGCGGCGTCGTTCCCGGCGCCGGCGCGACCGAGATCGCCGCCGCCGACCACATCCGCTCGAAGGCCGCCTCCATCGAGGGCCGCAAACAGCTCGCTGTCGAGGCGTTCGCCGACGCTATCGACGTCCTCCCGCGCACGCTCGCGGAGAACACCGGCCTCGACGCCATCGACGCCCTGGTCGACCTGCGCTCGCGCCACGAGAGCGAGGGCATCGCCGGTGTCATCAGCGAGGGCCAGACGGGCGTCGTCGACAACCCCATCGAGTACGGTATCCTCGACCCCGCCGCGGTCAAGCGCGAAGCGGTCGACTCGGCCACCGAGGCCGCGACGATGATCGTCCGCATCGACGACGTCATCTCGTCGAGCTAAGCGAGGTCGCCCCGCGACCTCGAAACGAACGGCAAAGCCGTGAGTTAACCACCCGAGCGTTTGAGCGCGAGGGCTTCGGTAGACGAGATTCCAGCTCGTCGGAAGCCGTTTAACACGGCCCTATCGCCGATTTTCTGACACTCGCAGTACAGAGTAATTCATAGACAGACCGACACAGCAGGCTATTAGCTGTCGGGTGTGACGAACCGCAAGAAGGGACAGACACGAGTTGGAGCTCGTGGTGCGGCGACAGCGTCGGTGTGACCGACGACCATGCCCACGGTACGTCGCCGCGATAACAGATGGCACCGTTTGCCGGGGACCGTCGCCCGTTGTCACGACCCTCGCCGCCCGGAGGCGGCGGTGGCCGGACACGACGGACAACAGTTCCGCGACGCTGTCGTCAGTTCGTTGTGGTCTCACCTCCCGTGACTCGCTCGGTGACCGCAGTCCGGCGAACAGGCTCGCTCCAGCCCGTCTCACACCCACGACGCGACAGCGGGGGCGCCTGTTCGTCCGGCATACATTGGTTTAGGCACGCCTAAAATACAAAAAGTTGTCGGTTTTCGGCGAGCCTAAAAGCTCGAACAACTATCAAAAATTTAATTAATTCTCCGGCCGGAAATATTATTTGCCCCCCTTTTGAACGGCCTCTCTGTATGTCAACAGAAACTCCAGAAACGAAAGAAGAGTTCGCCGGAGAGATGGCCGTCCTGGTCCTCGGGCTCCTGGTCTGTCTCCCGGTTGGTATCTACTACTACTTCGCCAACAAGGAGGAGCGACAGGTCTGTCCCGAGTGTCGAGAGACGGCCGACATGGCCGCTTCCTCGTGCCCGAACTGCAGCAACGAGCTCTAATCGGGCGATGGTCGACCTCATCGGACGCATCGCTGGGGCACTGGACGACGTCGACCGGTTCGTCCTCGCCCACCATCCAAGCTGTGAGTACTACGACCACCACACGTTCGAGCTGCGCGGTCTCGAACTGTGTATGGGCTGTTTTATCGTCTACCCGGTCGGGCTGGCGTCGCTGCTGGTGCTTTCCCTGCTTCACCTGACCGTCCCGGCGGTCGCGACGCTGCCCGTGCTGGCGTTCTACGCCGTCGGCGTCGGCGCCATCGTCCCGATGGTGGGGTACAAACTGCTGTACCGGCGTGGGAGCCGACTCCTGTACGAGCTCATCTACCGGACGAGCGAGCACACGCTCCGTGTCCTCACGAAGGCCGTCCTCGCCGTGGGGCTTGCCTGTCTGGCGTATCCGGTCGTCTTCCGCCCGGCCGTCCGACTCCCCGCCGTCGGGTTCTTCCTTGTCATGCTGGTCCCCTACGTCGCCTACAAGGGCCTGACCGCGCTCGATGAATGCGAGGAGTGCCCGGAGCAGTCTGAGTTCCCGAACTGCAGCGGTATGGACCTCAACGACTAGGCCGCCCGTCACCAGCGCAACTCGATGTCGTCGCCCGCCGCGACGCCGAAGGCGTCGTCGCCACGGCCCCGATTGACCGCGAGTTCGACGTTACCGTGGCTCCCGACGGTGACCAGCGGTTCGCCGGCCTCGACGCCGGCGTAGGCCCGTCGCACCGGCGCTCGAAGCCCGTTCACCGTGACCGTCTCGCCACCGTGGGCCCGTAGCTCCTCGCCGGAGACGTTGGTGATGGCGTTGCCGAACTCGTCGACGACGAGTACTTCGCCGCGAGCGCCGTCGCGGTCGACCGTCGGGTCCGGGAAGCGGCGGTCGACGTAGCCGTCGGTCCGGGAGGCCCGCGGCAGCTCGTCCAGCCCGGCCACGCCGTGGTTGTGGACGGTCGCCGCGGCGGGGGCAAAGACGTCCCGGCCGTGGAACGTCGCGCTCTCGGGGTCCTCGTAGGCCCAGCGGAACACCTCCACCTCGTCAGCCAGTCTCCGGGCGGCCGGGAGCAGGACCCCGTTGTCGGGGCCGACGAGGGCGTGGTCGCCGGCGCGGAGGGCCAGCGCGGCGCGGTCGGTGCCGACGCCGGGGTCGACGACGACGCAGTGGACCGCCGGGGGGAAATACGGCAGCGTCTGGGTCAGCCAGAACGCCGCCGCCCGCACGTCCTGTCTGGGGAGGTCGTGGGCGATATCCACGAGGCGGGCGTCGCTGTGCTGGCAGATGACGCCTTTCATCGCCGCGGGATAGGGGGAACCGAAGTCGGAGGTGAGCGTTATCATCAGTCTTCGCCGAGGTCCGCTTCCTCGAGGGACTCGTCTTCGGCCACGTAGCGGGCCAGCGAGTCCGTATCGGAAATGTGCCGGAGCCGCTGGATACCGTTTATCTCCTCGATGGTCTCGACGACCGGGTCGGGGACGCGGTCGCGCCACGCCCGGTCAGCGATTATCCGCTCGCGTATCTCGCTGCCCTCCAGCCGGTCACGGTCGAACATGGGCGACTGGCGCACCTCGATGCCGCTCTCCTCGAATAGCCGAA is a window encoding:
- the thsA gene encoding thermosome subunit alpha, yielding MGGQPLFILDEDAQRTHGKDAQSSNISAGKAVSEAVRTTLGPRGMDKMLVSDSGDVVITNDGATILSEMDIEHPAAQMIVEVAQTQEDEVGDGTTTASVLAGELLAKAEDLLDDDVHPTTIVEGYHEAAGLAQEAIEAEVLDVELDDDTLVEVAESSMTGKGTGDVDAERLAEVIVDAVRHAKTDNGVLRDNIEVHTQTGAATSATELVEGVIIDDTPVHDNMPHSVEDADIAVLDAELDVKESNVDAQYNVTNVDQLNAALDAEEQELSGYAEAVVDSGADVVFVTDDVADRVASQLAKAGVLAVESVSSGTAKDIVETTGAKRVGSVEDLDSDALGFAESVGVEKHGDEEVTFIQGGAAAEKVTVFARGSTEHVVDEIERALNDALDVTIAALDAGGVVPGAGATEIAAADHIRSKAASIEGRKQLAVEAFADAIDVLPRTLAENTGLDAIDALVDLRSRHESEGIAGVISEGQTGVVDNPIEYGILDPAAVKREAVDSATEAATMIVRIDDVISSS
- a CDS encoding glycosyltransferase family 2 protein, with the translated sequence MELSVVVPTLNGREELAGCLDALAEQVPDAEVIVVNGPSADGTTGMVRDRSDVDVLVEIADRSVTVARNAGLDRATGDVVALVSHTLSVEDGWGEAVRAGIEAHAAVTGPTHEQLTAGMTTESKESRTIAGRAVTYFNAGNVAFRREALDALDGFDEYLQIGSSRDVAHRLAEREYTVGWDSGMCVRREFEADGGIRERNWHWKYRSLSYRLVKNYGVRPTVARRILSHAGSDAVQALKGVAKGNTAPSQWFSTGRDVVGGAGTGSKDGLLARFRDGVNPNGRSVRADRAVAVYDWR
- a CDS encoding SAM hydrolase/SAM-dependent halogenase family protein is translated as MITLTSDFGSPYPAAMKGVICQHSDARLVDIAHDLPRQDVRAAAFWLTQTLPYFPPAVHCVVVDPGVGTDRAALALRAGDHALVGPDNGVLLPAARRLADEVEVFRWAYEDPESATFHGRDVFAPAAATVHNHGVAGLDELPRASRTDGYVDRRFPDPTVDRDGARGEVLVVDEFGNAITNVSGEELRAHGGETVTVNGLRAPVRRAYAGVEAGEPLVTVGSHGNVELAVNRGRGDDAFGVAAGDDIELRW
- a CDS encoding amidohydrolase family protein translates to MLELEHGFRVVDVHARVEPDEQRRPRPGLGDPEQLEREMHQAGVVRAVVYPGAREGDYLTANNAVARMSVGRPLVAFARIDGAREPGGGAGSRLRNLAGRGGGDHTTPEDIEQYAYDDRFYGFKLHPGKDGLPTEAVLEQLADVALPVLVHGGEDVPPSAIADELLGYDIPVILAHFGAHPLRVGLMDEAIALLSDHDQLYLDTSVVRYRDPLERAIREHPDRVLFGSGSPHTHPNVAVMEILTLDVPEDAMKKVFSNNAGRVVDPLAPRQF